GAAGTTGTAGAACAGTTGAGTTGATGTAATAtcttcatttttctcaatatgtGCAGTGTTATATTTGAAAGGCTTTCGAAAGAAGGTAGGGCGTATGAGGAACAGACCAAGGAGcatattgaaaaatattctgAGGCAGGATTACGAACCATGGCAGTTGCATATCGTGAGCTTGATGATGATGAGTATAAAACTTGGGAACAAGAATTTCTGAAGGCCAAAACTTCTGTATCTGCTGATCGAGATGTTTTGATGGATGAATTGGCTGGCCAAATTGAAAGGGACTTAATTCTTCTCGGTGCCACAGCTGTTGAAGACAAATTACAAAAGGGGGTCAGTTAAATTAGTTTGGGATTTGTTGCAACTATTATTACTATAATTTCTAATGAAACTTCTGAAACCACTGACCTATCTCAATATGTGCTTTAATATATCATCCTATTGTTTTATATTGAAACATCTGTAATAtcttaacaaagaaaataagtGCCAAATTGTGTTACATGAATTGGTTTTGTTGTCTAATCTAATTATTTATGGTTTTTATAAACTACTATGTTTCTTCATTATGCAGGTCCCAGACTGTATTGACAAGCTTGCACGTGCTGGAATCGGAATATGGGTCTTGACAGGCGACAAAAGGGGAACTGCTGTTAATATTGGGTATCGTAGAACTTGAACCGAACTTATTTTCTATAGTTTAATGAATGTAAATGCTATAAATACTGCATTTCCACAGGTATGCATGCAGTCTAATAAGACATGGAATGAAACAGATTGTGATCACGCTAGAGTTGCTGGAAATTTTAGCCCTGGAAAAAGAAGGGGATAAGGAGGCCATTGCTGAGGTATAGACTACTTTATTCTGAAGTGATATTAATGCAATCCATATTGGGAAAAATCTGaatctattatatttttaggCTTCTCTTAAAAGTATAAAGCTGCAAATACGCAAGGCAAAATCTCAAGTGACTGAAGAAAGTTCAACTGAGTTTGGCCTGATAATTGATGGCAAGTCCTTGACTTATGCTATGGACAAGAATCTGGTAGACAGCTTTATGGATCTTGCAATGCGTTGTGCTACTGTTATATGCTGTCGATCTTCACCGAAACAAAAGGCTGTTGTAAGTATCATGTTTGTGGAGCCAAGCAAGTGATGGGATTTTTGTAAGGATTATCAGACTTTGAAGCAATTGACgtgaaaataatttgataaaattctaGTATATATGCAGATTACAAGACTGGTGAAATCCGTTACGGGTAGAACAACACTAGCTATTGGTGATGGAGCAAACGATGTTGGTATGCTTCAAGAGGCTGATATTGGGGTAGGCATAAGTGGAGTCGAAGGGATGCAGGTAAAATTATGTCTTTGTTCTCGTAGGATTCTCCTATATTGCTCTGattccttttttgttttggaaGTATCTGTGTCCAACattagtatccaacacatattTGGAAATGAGAATGAGATATGATCCTCCAAGAACTCTAAAGCATTTATATGAGAAAAAAACATGCACGTGTTGGATACATCCCCATATCTGTCCCTCACACTCGAGATGAGCAACTAGGTCTTCTCTTATAATTTGtacatttctttttgtttctggGGATTAGAGAAGTCAAATCATGCAAAGGTGTTCTTTCTCGAGATGTGGTTCTGCTATTTTATCTGTTTTTGCCTAGGCATGAAGTGATTTCTTCCAATGATCCTTTTATAGCATTGCCTTGGCTCTTTTCCCTTGCCACCTTCCGTTTTGGTAACCTGGCTTTCTGCACCTTTTTGAGGCTTATGCTTGATAGTTCATCCATTTTATGGGGATATTTGATTTGATAGAATATGTGGCTTTCTATGAATTTTCCTCTTCGAAGGAAGAATGAACTCAAACTTATGAATTTCTTCTTACTGCTAGACCTCATATTTTGGTTTAGACCATGTCCTGTCTTCAAGATATTTAACTGTTTGTCTGGTTTCTAACTTACTTCTAATAACTATCATGAACTGCAGGCTGTTATGGCAAGTGATTTTGCGATAGCTCAATTTCGTTTTTTGGAACGTTTATTACTGGTGCATGGCCATTGGTGTTACAGGCGAATATCGATGATGGTAAGAATGTTCTCATTGGTTTTCCCCATGCTGCAAAGTTAAACTCAGAtaatcttattattttgatatctTGAGAACGATAGTCTTTGTCAAtggatttttttcattttgcatAAGACTCTGGTCTTCGAATCGGTGTTATACTTTTGGAGTATGgacctttaacaatttttttggtGATTTCTTCCATTTCCGGGAATGGATTAGGcaaacatttaacaaaaaatgaatattCGTGCTGAAATCGTAGGTATGTTTTCGGTCATTGCAGATCTGCTACTTTTTCTACAAGAACATCACTTTTGGATTTACCTTGTTTTGGTTCGAGGCCTACACTTCTTTCTCCGGTCAGCCTGCTTATAACGATTGGTACATGTCATGCTACAATGTCTTCTTCACTTCGCTTCCTGTAATCGCTCTTGGTGTTTTTGATCAGGATGTTTCAGCCAGACTTTGCCTCAAGGTAAACAATTCTGTATGTTAATGTCATAGATGCAGTTTCACTCTGAAGAAACTTGTTTTTGCGTGTTCCGAACTGCTACCTCCTGTGCATATGAGCTTAGAATGTCCGTCTTTTCTTTTGCAGCATCCTTTATTATATCAAGAGGGTGTGCGGAATATCCTCTTCAATTGGCCCCGTATTCTTGGTTGGATGTTTAATGGACTTCTTAGTTCCATAATCATATACTTCTTAACAACCAACTCAATAACTGGTCCAGCATTCCGCAAAGATGGTCAAGTTGCCGATTATTCGGTTCTTGGGGTGACAATGTATACATGTGTAGTTTGGACTGTAAATTGTCAAATGGCGTTGTCGATCAATTACTTCACATGGATCCAGCATCTGTTCATATGGGGAAGCATTGCCTTTTGGTATATATTCTTGGTGGTTTATGGTTCGATTCCTCCGACAGTATCTACCACAGCATACAAGGTTTTTGTCGAAGCTTGTGCTCCGAGCATCCTGTACTGGCTCACCACCCTTCTTGTTGTTATTGCCGCGCTACTACCTCTACTTTCCTATAGGGCTTTTCAGATTCGATTTCGACCTATGGAACATGATAGAATACAAATACAAAGACGAAGGCCGGAAAGCACGGAATATGATGCAACACAAAGAAGACTTTCGGAAAGTTCGGAGGCCCGGACTTCTAGTGAGTTGCCTTCAGAGGTTAGAATCAGAATAGATAGTCTTAAGGCAAGTTCGAAGCGAAAGAACTGATGAAATCGGAATGGTGCCTTGATATACGAATCAGGTTGTCTTTTTTTTCTCGGCAGTTTAAGCACAGGTGCCTCAAGAAAAGTTCAAACATCGGAATTGCTTCTGCTGGACTCGGTGTGTAGATTAGGGGTGTAAAGCTGATTTATGAAAGTCTTGTTAATGCATAGCTATGCTTCAAACGCACTGACCTCACTGATAtgtaattggttttttttttcttaagcttGTCTAACTTGTGAATTTGCAATGGAAGGTAAGAGCATTTTATCCTTTTGCTAAGGGAATGGCAATAACATAACATTATTGGGTAAGGTTTCTCATCTCCAACTCTTcggatatatatttatatacaatatTCATATCGGATATACATGCATGTCGACATAATCTTTGTTCCGTTGTTAAATATGTTGACATCCAACATTATTACAAGAAACAAGTGATACATATAAGAACACTTTAAGTTTCCAATGGTAATACGATCCTCACTTTTCTCAGTTCAGAATTTGCAAATATGGTCATTTCAAACGGAGGGGATCAGTTAAGCAAAGCCAGCCGCCCCTACACGCTATGCAATTCTTGCAGATGAACTAATCGGACAGTCAGCGAAGTTTTTTACTAAATATCATTTGAATGTTGCTACGAGTTTATATTTAAATGTCAGccactaatattttaaaaaaaagtaaaatagttataaaattattttaacaatttttcgtataaaaataattacaaaaaaatccaTTCTCTCCCACTCAAATTATAGGGGGAAAACATGGCTAGTTTCTCAAATTTCTTCCATTGTGAAAGGAGCCAGAAAGCAGGCGGCATTGCCAGGAATGTGTGGACATAtccaaaaacaaataaacatcGAAAAGAACAGCTGAGGTTGACTATCTAACACAACCCCACATATCATTGGAGCCATGTTTTAGGGATAGGGTCTTATCTTCATCTATCCACTGCTTTAATATTTTCAcccattcattcattcatcttcttcatctctCCTGCTGCACCATTGCTTCCTCCCCCCCACCCCCCACCTTTTGCTTTATATTTCTTAATATTATCccccacttttttttttgtaagttttgtttcaaacatatatttatcatttcgcaggaaattttttaaaatagggataatgtcaaatttaaccctttacgtttatatattttatcaatttggtcattgttctttttttttttgagctaaatttgactcaatttttaaaaaaatgtcaaaattgactatcaaccttttaaaagtgtcaaaataatgtttttcttATGagaatactaactaaaatattaaaattttaaatctgaCGATCTGCATGGCAATCTATGTGTAGTTGTGTCTgtactatatatatttaaatttcatgaactttttatatattttttcaattttaactttgatttattttatttttataatttatgaattatttattgacGTGACATATAAAATGTGTCGAAACtatctttttgaaaaataaaagtttttggttgtcgactctaaaaaaaatgaaaatttgggagtcgccaccaatcttttattgaggtgtgattggatcacctaaaaaaaacggctttggtctacgagttttagaaaaacggatccgggagtcagttacgtacgaggaaggattagcaccctcgtaacgcccaaaattggtacctagttaattaattagtgtcttaaggtcgagaatttgaaaaaaaacgtaatccttagcaaaacttaaaaggttacgtattaagacccttattatttcaaagaaagaagataccacacccaatgcgttagggcacagcattctaattttccccaaaatgaattgggccaaaatacttgtacaataaaactttaaaagaacatccacttatccaagatttaagaaatcacacccaatacgttagggcacggttcttctagaatcccaaactcggaatatttcctttactttaaaagaacatccacttatccaagatttaagaaatcacacccaatacgttaggacacaattcttttaaaatcccaaactcggaatatttcctttattatttttaaaaaaatcttcattatcaatgtgtcacatccaatacgttaggacacaatgtgttgaattcccaataatgagtttttatttttttgattgaagagaaatgctcgattgtcggatttaacgaagaaaaatcggaacccaatacgttagggctcaattcccttgaaaatcctaaatacgaacattatctcaattttaaaaaattttctatctttaaatttgagtaaaaaatgatgtaatgtgattttatacatacaaatgctataataataataataataaatacatcatcgacataaaaataatataagcaaatgaataaaaaatgtaatccatgacatgcaaaatattaaatgtaaacacaattatacaatggatgggatagcaaacaaataaataaggatcaaaagatgtacacatggaaattatgaagattaaaatatacatataatttacaaataaaattttaggttatagaatttatatataaatacaacacataatatacttatgaaaataaagaaaaaataattatacatacatatataaaataataaaaataagtatattttaaaaaggaaaaaaggagagtatttaatcacttaaaaacgtaaatatatacatatatatatatatatgaaaatattcattaaaaataggaaaatatttgttttttaaaatatatatatgtgtacatataaaagaatatttatagataaaaaattagaataaaaataataattacactattaattaataaaataaataaaagaacataaaaaaactaaattgaattgcaattacaatatctggggtaaatccgcaaataaataaaagtaaaaggactaatttgaacgcgcgagttacatagaggggctggaagggaaattttcccttctcctctaaaacggcgtcgttcaaaaggattaaattgaaatttaaaataaataaaagggtaaattaaaaaaataaagaaaacttaattacaaaaacattaaaaggcggaggggctaaataaaaataaataaataaaattcgcagtggtatcaccttctcccttttttaaaatcgtaaataagtaaaacaaataatcgaaagaaaaaaatagtaagccacaTTTAAAAAACTGTCAAtcgttctttttttattcctcctcctctttttctttttttcctttacaatgaagggagaagcctctatttatagttgagcgtccccaaatccaacggtatagatcaattacatcaacgactgagattaaagggtatctacaaattaaatctctaagattacaaaatcatatctaagattatatatcatatctaagattgcatatcatatctaagattgcatatcctcaaaaattatgtttccatatgtgagcccgggctaaaattgggtattacatttgcccctctttgctcgttgtcatgtaacaggaacggagcaaatactttaaaaatgcccaattttgcccggtcttgcTGGAACATgaaactcttcttcttcaagtagcctcattccttcctagaAGTATAGGagctagtgcttcaatctattccactgcaactgcAGGGAGATAATACTTACagtcttcaacctattccactgctgaccagggagataggattactggcttcaatgtactccactgtaaccatagggaggtaaaatctaccatcttcgatctactttacaactacttagggagataagatatgaaatcttcaatctattccactgttgcccagggaagtagaattactggcttcaatgtactccactataaccacagggaggtaaaatccgccatcttcgatctgctccactactgcttagggagataagatctgaaatcttcaatctattccactgttgcccagagaagtagaattactggcttaaatgtactccactataaccacagggaggtaaaatctgccatcttcgatctgctccactactgcttagggagataagatctgaaatcttaaatctattccactgtttcccagggaagtagaattattggcttcaatgtactccactataagcACAaagaggtaaaatccgccatcttctatctgctccactactgcttagagagataagatctaaaatcttcaatctattccactgttgcccagggaagtagaattactggcttcaatgtactccactataaccacagggaggtaaaattcgccatcttcgatctgcttcgctgtcaatgcaggaaggcaagatctgctatctttaacctgctccactacaaacgaggaaggcaaggctttgttttcgatctgcttcgctgtcgatgcaagaagacaagatctgctctttcactgatctgttctttAGGGagcatgacctgtataatgaacctaactatgcctaatgattagaatggcatgatcaaaatgtatcaaatgctcctaactagacatgtatgaatggtgcttgcatgaatgcaaaattttatttttttgagaatgatcccgcttaggttgtcattactcgaagtttattaaggctttgtgactaacgtgctacaacgccttcttgcttgactggcttttctgaagaaacatttagccaggttgccccccactgtgaacctccaagtttaatccattggggagCAAAAATTTATACCAtcgttctcccactgtaacccaagagtatatgacttttcttcaatcctctcctatcacaattcaaagatacaggatctaaatctttctagtctcttacaccattcccaaggtgtcgtaccaaaggctcatgcgcAACTGAAGGCTCTCTTCCCTGAGGTAACCTCTTTctattgcctggtgatcattaATTGCTTGTTGATCTAGGCTTTGTCATCAACACGACATCCAattttttgacaacaaaatccaaagagaaagtcctagtttagactgttccttttcagatttctaACCTTTAAACCCGgtgcgttctaaataatagtcctgttttaggctcttgtattatttagaaacttttagagtaatatgcaaaacttccttcgtgaaaattttattagtccattgatcattattctaatgcaacatgcttgcaaaaagaacaaaacgatggataaaatagagataattctgagcatagcttgaaataaattatcaaagataGTAAAGAAGAATAACAAAGAGATTAATTGGGAATACGTATCTTGGAAACGAATGAAATGTTCCgagaataacaaatttagtataaataatatgaatattgggtgccctagatatcgcaacttgaacttctctgtacaaactttttttttgaagatccatctgagtttgacatgtgtttaggagatccacagtactctgcaaatgccccaagatgttgcctacctTTTCTTGataattcaggtataacaagatcaccacatgccccaatctggttaaaatttgagttgctctaatcacctcgtgccccattctgatcaatatttgagccgcccttttcgggttttcaactcaaatcccctttggtctcaaagtgccctttgcgggttttcactttggcctctccattttcccttttttttcattttttgttttttttgttttttttatttttttgaatctgaactcataggattagacaagtcttcgttatccctttcgatcagaatcaatgtaAAATCTTCTTTGTGATCAAATTTATTTGATAGAGCATTTTGGGGCATACTTTTAACTATGatgaaaactttggatcttcctattcaattaatataaaatccaacaacagAGAAATGACAACTTGACTTCGACGGGCTAAACCATTATGAGCCAAAGaagaaggcattgccccggcaaagaatgcatcgttcatgatgttaatcttgaacatactgtaaaatttttttgatattGCATTGTTGTCCAGATTACAATGTCAATGCATACCCAAGCATGACcatacgaagacatctttgaactctttgaagtaactcaacaaggttcTGCTTCATTTCTTCGGTTATGCACGTTCTcttaaggtcacaatctccattgtctcctcATGAGGTAAGATTTCATTCCTGTTCGACCATCTATAACAAGTCtgaaaataggctacaatctatgccATCTTTAAAGTCATGAGATCTCTTTAAACACAGATACCACTAAAAGGAACTTCTGAATCCGTAACAGCatcactcatgtcgttgatatctggagacccataataggtaccaaagaatatacaaaagaatgtatgaataatcatttgtacaattatgaatgaataattattcgaaaagaatgaaagaatattggcttaaaaaatgaatgcaaagatgtattttattaaaataacaacattcagacatgagcctatttcataaaggaattcttattACCTCTAGGCTGaaggcaacaagtgtgttttaaacattactctaagtaatctctaaatactacaggggcTTCTTCTACAGTCTAATTATTTAAAGCACTCCCAAGTCTATAAGGGCAAAAATCTGACAAGGTCTCTTCTTCAGTTGTTTCATCGTGAACACTTCTCGACACCCCTTCATATTCAATCATGACTGGGTACTAGATGAACTATCTatcttgacaatacccatgttgatgaatttttcaactagctttttgaaggtaatgtaattttctatagaatgccctgtaattcctgcatgataatcacattgtgcacttgcatcataccatttgggatacgggggctgtggaggcttcacatgtaaaggagcaacaacatgcgcattgaataagctttgatacagctccttgtacgacattggaattggtgtgaactagagcttttcagtacctggcttcacacctaattcttgtcttgatgaaccctgtTGGTTAGCAATCGATTTGCCGTACGTATTCacgctgttcacctcatttccattttcttttgaggcttgccttctgttatttcctccagcatcaatctttccgctctttatggcactttcaatcatttcaccatttatgATTATgccagaaaagctttttgtcgcactccctaacatatgtgtgatgaacagagctttcaatatatttatgaataacattgtcatttccctttccaagagcggtggctgaacttagacggcgacctccctccacctctgtacatactgcctaaagctttcatttgatttcttttccaaattttgtaaggtgattctatcaagaaccatatctgtcacatgactgtactgctttatgaatgcctgtgccaaatctctccatgaattaatctgggtacagttcaatcgattgtaccacttggatgctgcccctgtgaggctatcccgGAAGCAATAAATcaagagttggtcattattgacataaccAGTCATTCGTCTGCAGAACATGataatatgagcttcggggctactggttccattatatttctcaaactctggcattttgaatttgtaagggagcATTAAATCCGGAACCagactcaattctttagcatccatcccatagtagccttctgcacattccatcgctctaaatttctcttccaaccatttgtacttttcctctagctgttttggcaattcatcattcattttctcctttctagccgtctcatcgaaatcagggatagcaggattaacaaagttggctccggggttagagcctgatcctgcTTGGAGATTCAATAGCGTTGCAGCGTCACCCGGAGGATTAATGGTAACAAAGGACCTACGCGGATATATCTCAACTGGTTGGGGGGTAAAGTCTGGAGGATAAACAGGTCCttcattgtctccttcttcattattgagcacagagccttttcctttatcagttcctttgttgaaccattgagttaactgagtcatcatactcccttgagattctatcattttgtttatcattttttgctgctcattcatttgcttttgaagttgctcctgcatttccttttgggattgttctagtctttccatcctttgatccatatccttagttttcaatcgagtaccgtagcggtgtttagtaggctggttggtttccagattaattAAAGAATGATTTATAtcaattagaatcttttagtGGACTTGAATGCATATGATATCATGTAATGTGAATGCatgcaatgaatgcataaagagatgttgattctaattcaattccatttaaagaactttactagaaaacaaatctctttacataaaatgaatagtTATACGGCCTTACCCTCATAGGCGAAGACATTCGATCTTCTTTttcattcgagcgttaagataaatttcacgaactcttcaaaaacgtctcttctatctccttttttcTCGATCCGGGCCGTAACTTGTTGTTcgctcatcctcgtgatgctcgttggcttctctttaagaaggttCAACGGTTCtcaaataatctttgtcatcttgaattcttgggcaacggagccatagtccttcattaaattatcatccttctcttatcatatgttcttggaccatattcggacaaccatattgtcatccactttatcaagaaacccattttcttatgaccagctctctatttagcaattgaacatgaatcaacacctcttttataatgaaatgaaatgccatgacatgtaaataaaacacgaaaagtcagtatcatataaacatataatataatagtaaaattccTACTCagatatctactagggtttagtatagttctacttagggtggattcctaaggttcattatatgaagtttggcttctagagtaaaggtacctgaaccagcagattcctcaatcctcacccattataagctcatatggatcgagttcggttcaggggaatacatttccctatggctacacggagatgaaaatctcacgaagacataggtacggatgtatcccagaAGCAATCCACTACtctacacggaggtgaaaacctcacgaaggcataacttcttactcccacttaaaagggtaaaattgttcaactcatgaaatgtataatgcaaacaatatttaagtaATAAGATAATGAATGCGAAAGGAtgccatgaatttttttaaaaaaaatatttttctcgaccgtaagacaaaaattaatcaactttatggctcgactcttttttttaaaaaaaaagtccccagtggagtcgccaagctgtcgaaaccatctttttgaaaaataaaagtt
The sequence above is a segment of the Gossypium raimondii isolate GPD5lz chromosome 4, ASM2569854v1, whole genome shotgun sequence genome. Coding sequences within it:
- the LOC105779792 gene encoding probable phospholipid-transporting ATPase 8 isoform X2, with the translated sequence MPKSGKKGTQEWCIATNLIVKSKFGSACVSFSPLAPYSAPSIILPLVVVIGATMAKEGVEDWRRNLQDIEANNRKVEVYDKSSCSFRQTKWKDLRVGELVKVCKDEYFPADILLLSSSYEDGVCYVETMNLDGETNLKLKHALNVTYFRSSAESLKEFRAVIKCEDPNEHLYSFIGTLYSDCQQYSLSPQQILLRDSKLKNTEYIFGVVIFTGHDTKVMQNATDPPSKRTKIERRMDRIIYVLFSALILVSFIGSLFFGIETNNDLSGGNYTRWYLRPDKTTVFFDPRRPAVAAFLHCLTGLMLYGYLIPISLYVSIEICKVLQSIFINQDQAMYDEEMDRPAHARTSNLNEELGQVHTILSDKTGTLTCNSMEFVKCSIAGTLYGRGMTEVEIALARKRGEQLTEQAPIDASESKKSIKGFNFRDERIMDGKWVSEPQRDVIQRFFRVLATCHTAVPEVMGPDEIMYEAESPDEAAFVIAAREVGFEFFVRNPTSIKLRELDPTSGIRVDRVYELLHVLEFSSARKRMSVIVKNPENQLLLLVKGADSVIFERLSKEGRAYEEQTKEHIEKYSEAGLRTMAVAYRELDDDEYKTWEQEFLKAKTSVSADRDVLMDELAGQIERDLILLGATAVEDKLQKGVPDCIDKLARAGIGIWVLTGDKRGTAVNIGYACSLIRHGMKQIVITLELLEILALEKEGDKEAIAEASLKSIKLQIRKAKSQVTEESSTEFGLIIDGKSLTYAMDKNLVDSFMDLAMRCATVICCRSSPKQKAVITRLVKSVTGRTTLAIGDGANDVGMLQEADIGVGISGVEGMQAVMASDFAIAQFRFLERLLLVHGHWCYRRISMMICYFFYKNITFGFTLFWFEAYTSFSGQPAYNDWYMSCYNVFFTSLPVIALGVFDQDVSARLCLKHPLLYQEGVRNILFNWPRILGWMFNGLLSSIIIYFLTTNSITGPAFRKDGQVADYSVLGVTMYTCVVWTVNCQMALSINYFTWIQHLFIWGSIAFWYIFLVVYGSIPPTVSTTAYKVFVEACAPSILYWLTTLLVVIAALLPLLSYRAFQIRFRPMEHDRIQIQRRRPESTEYDATQRRLSESSEARTSSELPSEVRIRIDSLKASSKRKN